The following are encoded in a window of Bdellovibrio svalbardensis genomic DNA:
- a CDS encoding ATP synthase F0 subunit C, with the protein MKKMIVAMVALLASVSAFAQEAAVAAAPVVTADKGMVALAAALTIAVAVFGGAMAQGKTAATALEGIARNPAASGKLLIPMILGLALIESLVIYALIIALKLS; encoded by the coding sequence GAAAAAAATGATCGTTGCTATGGTTGCTTTGTTGGCTTCTGTATCTGCATTCGCACAAGAAGCTGCTGTTGCTGCTGCTCCAGTTGTTACTGCTGATAAAGGTATGGTTGCTTTGGCTGCTGCTTTGACTATCGCAGTTGCAGTATTCGGTGGCGCCATGGCTCAAGGTAAAACTGCTGCTACAGCACTTGAAGGTATCGCTCGCAATCCAGCGGCTTCTGGTAAACTTTTGATCCCAATGATCTTGGGTCTTGCGTTGATCGAGTCATTGGTTATCTACGCGTTGATCATCGCTTTGAAACTTTCTTAA